A section of the Streptomyces sp. SLBN-118 genome encodes:
- a CDS encoding energy-coupling factor transporter transmembrane component T translates to MPPTPRSRARKGPGSRTLRSARTADAEPRHPRRPRLRAPEADRSNALHAGAWWLWALGLAVAASRTTNPLLLGLIVGVAGYVVAARRTDAPWARSYGAFVKLGLVVIAVRVLFSVVLGSPIPGTHTLLTLPEVPLPDWAKGIRVGGRVSAEQLVFALYDGAKLATLLICVGAANALANPARLLKSLPGALYEAGVAVVVAMTFAPNMVADIVRLRTARRLRGRPTGGIKALVQIGLPVLEGALERSVAVAASMDARGYGRSAQVPPAVRHTTTALTLGGLLGVCAGSYGLLDPTSLAYGVPLLVAGLAAAAGGLWLGGRRSVRTRYRPDRWGLRAWLVAGSGAAVALLMIRANAYDPEALHPGVVPLTAPTLPLWPAMGIMIGLLPAFVAPAPAQPSQLSQEKP, encoded by the coding sequence TTGCCGCCGACGCCGAGGAGTCGAGCCCGTAAGGGGCCCGGATCCCGCACCCTACGGTCGGCCCGCACCGCGGACGCCGAACCCCGCCACCCCCGCCGGCCGAGGCTCCGCGCGCCCGAGGCCGACCGCAGCAACGCCCTGCATGCCGGGGCATGGTGGCTCTGGGCCCTCGGGCTGGCCGTCGCCGCGTCGCGGACCACCAATCCGCTGCTCCTCGGGCTCATCGTCGGTGTCGCCGGATACGTCGTCGCCGCGCGCCGTACCGACGCGCCCTGGGCCCGCTCCTACGGCGCCTTCGTCAAGCTCGGCCTTGTCGTCATCGCCGTCCGCGTCCTGTTCTCCGTCGTCCTCGGATCGCCGATCCCCGGTACGCACACCCTCCTCACCCTGCCCGAAGTCCCCCTCCCCGACTGGGCGAAGGGCATCCGCGTCGGCGGCCGGGTCTCGGCGGAGCAGCTGGTCTTCGCGCTGTACGACGGCGCGAAGCTCGCCACCCTCCTCATCTGCGTCGGCGCGGCCAACGCCCTCGCCAACCCCGCGCGCCTCCTCAAGTCCCTTCCGGGCGCGCTGTACGAGGCCGGTGTCGCCGTCGTCGTCGCCATGACCTTCGCGCCGAACATGGTCGCCGACATCGTGCGCCTGCGCACCGCCCGCCGACTGCGCGGACGCCCCACCGGCGGCATCAAGGCACTCGTTCAGATCGGGCTGCCCGTCCTGGAGGGCGCGCTGGAGCGCTCCGTCGCCGTCGCCGCGTCGATGGACGCGCGCGGATACGGGCGCAGTGCCCAGGTTCCGCCCGCCGTCCGGCACACCACCACCGCCCTCACCCTCGGCGGACTCCTCGGCGTCTGTGCCGGTTCGTACGGCTTGCTCGACCCGACGAGCCTCGCCTACGGGGTGCCCCTGCTGGTCGCAGGGCTCGCGGCGGCGGCGGGTGGCCTCTGGCTCGGCGGCCGCCGTTCCGTACGCACCCGCTACCGCCCCGACCGCTGGGGGCTGCGGGCCTGGCTGGTCGCCGGTTCCGGCGCGGCGGTCGCGTTGCTGATGATCCGGGCGAACGCGTACGACCCCGAGGCACTGCACCCCGGCGTCGTACCGCTGACCGCGCCCACGCTCCCCCTGTGGCCCGCGATGGGCATCATGATCGGCCTGCTGCCCGCCTTCGTCGCTCCCGCCCCCGCGCAACCCTCGCAGCTCTCGCAGGAGAAACCGTGA
- a CDS encoding prenyltransferase/squalene oxidase repeat-containing protein translates to MTSVGRTEHLVLPGVLTAEQAAETVAGIRAMQREDGAIPWFRGHHLDPWDHTEAAMALDAAGEHEAAARAYEWLLRHQNPDGSWYAAYHDGEAGRPTDRGRESNFCAYIAVGVWHHYLATGDEAFLDRMWPAVFAAIEFVLELQQPGGQIGWKREADGTPVNDALLTGSSSVHQALRCALAIAEEREEPQPDWELAAGALAHAIRRHPERFLDKSHYSMDWYYPVLGGALSGAEAKSRIEESWDDFVVPGLGVRCVLPNPWVTGGESCELALALWVMGESDRALEILQSVQHLRTEGGMYWTGYVFEGNRAVWPEEVTTWTAGALLLAVAALGGDEATVAVFGGERLPKGLAPGCC, encoded by the coding sequence GTGACGTCTGTCGGGCGTACGGAACACCTCGTCCTGCCCGGAGTGCTCACCGCCGAGCAGGCCGCCGAAACGGTCGCGGGCATACGCGCGATGCAGCGCGAGGACGGTGCGATCCCGTGGTTCAGGGGGCACCACCTCGACCCCTGGGACCACACCGAGGCGGCCATGGCGCTGGACGCGGCCGGTGAGCACGAGGCCGCGGCCCGCGCGTACGAGTGGCTGCTGCGGCATCAGAACCCGGACGGGTCCTGGTACGCGGCCTACCACGACGGCGAGGCCGGCCGCCCCACCGACCGCGGCCGCGAGAGCAACTTCTGCGCGTACATCGCCGTCGGCGTCTGGCACCACTATCTGGCCACCGGGGACGAGGCGTTCCTCGACCGGATGTGGCCCGCCGTGTTCGCGGCGATCGAGTTCGTGCTGGAGCTCCAGCAGCCGGGCGGCCAGATCGGCTGGAAGCGCGAGGCGGACGGCACGCCGGTCAACGACGCGTTGCTGACGGGCAGTTCGTCCGTCCACCAGGCGCTGCGGTGCGCGCTGGCGATCGCCGAGGAACGCGAGGAGCCGCAGCCGGACTGGGAGCTCGCGGCGGGCGCGCTCGCGCATGCGATCCGCAGGCACCCCGAGCGCTTCCTCGACAAGAGCCACTACTCCATGGACTGGTACTACCCGGTCCTCGGCGGCGCGCTGTCCGGCGCCGAGGCGAAGTCCCGTATCGAGGAGTCCTGGGACGACTTCGTGGTGCCGGGCCTCGGCGTGCGGTGTGTGCTGCCCAACCCGTGGGTGACCGGCGGCGAGAGCTGTGAACTGGCCCTGGCGCTGTGGGTGATGGGGGAGTCCGACCGGGCGCTGGAGATCCTTCAGTCCGTGCAGCACCTGCGGACCGAGGGCGGGATGTACTGGACGGGTTACGTCTTCGAGGGCAACCGGGCGGTGTGGCCGGAGGAGGTCACGACGTGGACGGCCGGTGCGCTGCTGCTGGCGGTGGCGGCGCTCGGGGGAGACGAGGCGACGGTTGCGGTGTTCGGCGGCGAGCGACTGCCGAAGGGGCTTGCGCCGGGGTGCTGCTAA
- a CDS encoding ferredoxin: MGDRWHVDVDRSVCIGSGMCVGHAPDGFKLDSGRQSHPRAEETDANERILAAAENCPVEAIAITLLESGEPVFPPEE, encoded by the coding sequence ATGGGGGACCGCTGGCACGTCGACGTCGACCGGAGCGTGTGCATCGGCTCCGGCATGTGCGTGGGGCACGCTCCGGACGGCTTCAAGCTCGACTCGGGGCGGCAGTCGCATCCGCGGGCCGAGGAGACCGACGCCAATGAGCGGATCCTCGCGGCCGCGGAGAACTGCCCGGTCGAGGCGATCGCGATCACGCTGTTGGAGAGCGGGGAGCCGGTCTTCCCGCCCGAGGAGTAG
- a CDS encoding aldehyde dehydrogenase, whose amino-acid sequence MTELVEHGKLFIGGELTDPIGGDAIEVVSPHTEQVIGRVPHASRADVDRAVAVAREAFDHGPWPRMALEERIGVVSRIKDAIAVRHEEIARSISSQNGSPYSWSVLAQALGAMMVWDAAITVARGYEHEERRAGVLGPILVRREPVGVVAAVVPWNVPQFTAAAKLGPALLAGCAVVLKPSPESPLDSYILGEIAKEAGLPDGVLSILPADREVSEYLVGHPGIDKVSFTGSVTAGKRVMEVASRHLTRVTLELGGKSAAVILPDADLESAVAGIVPAAWMNNGQACVAQTRILAPRSRYDEIAEAFAAAASALVVGDPLDPATQVGPLVARRQQQRSLDFIRIGQEEGARILTGGGRPAGLEQGWYVEPTLFGGVDNSMRIAREEIFGPVICLLPYGDESEAAKIANDSDYGLSGSVWTADVERGIDFARQVRTGTYNINTFSLDMLGPFGGYKNSGLGREFGPEGYGEYLEHKMIHLPAGHGEN is encoded by the coding sequence ATGACCGAGCTTGTCGAACACGGAAAGCTGTTCATCGGCGGGGAGTTGACCGATCCCATCGGCGGCGACGCCATCGAGGTCGTCTCGCCGCACACCGAGCAGGTCATCGGGCGTGTGCCCCACGCCTCCCGGGCGGATGTCGACCGTGCCGTGGCCGTCGCGCGGGAGGCGTTTGATCACGGGCCGTGGCCGCGCATGGCCCTGGAGGAGCGGATCGGCGTCGTGTCGCGGATCAAGGACGCCATCGCCGTACGGCACGAGGAGATCGCCCGGTCCATCAGCTCGCAGAACGGCTCCCCGTACTCCTGGAGCGTGCTCGCGCAGGCGCTCGGCGCGATGATGGTCTGGGACGCGGCCATCACCGTCGCGCGCGGTTACGAGCACGAGGAGCGGCGGGCCGGGGTGCTCGGGCCGATTCTGGTGCGGCGGGAGCCCGTTGGGGTCGTCGCGGCCGTCGTGCCGTGGAACGTGCCGCAGTTCACCGCCGCCGCCAAGCTCGGGCCCGCGCTGCTCGCCGGTTGTGCGGTCGTGCTCAAGCCGTCGCCCGAGTCGCCCCTCGACTCGTACATCCTCGGGGAGATCGCCAAGGAGGCCGGACTGCCGGACGGTGTTCTGTCGATCCTGCCCGCGGACCGCGAGGTGAGCGAGTATCTGGTCGGGCACCCCGGGATCGACAAGGTGTCCTTCACCGGGTCCGTCACCGCGGGCAAGCGGGTCATGGAGGTCGCCTCCCGCCATCTGACCCGCGTCACCCTGGAACTCGGCGGAAAGTCGGCCGCCGTGATCCTGCCGGACGCGGATCTTGAGTCGGCGGTCGCCGGGATCGTGCCCGCGGCCTGGATGAACAACGGGCAGGCGTGTGTGGCCCAGACCCGTATCCTCGCGCCGCGCAGTCGCTACGACGAGATCGCCGAGGCGTTCGCTGCCGCCGCCTCCGCGCTGGTGGTGGGGGACCCGCTCGACCCGGCGACCCAGGTCGGGCCGCTCGTGGCCCGCCGTCAGCAGCAGCGCTCGCTCGACTTCATCCGGATCGGCCAGGAGGAGGGCGCCAGGATCCTCACCGGCGGCGGCCGGCCGGCCGGTCTCGAACAGGGCTGGTACGTCGAGCCGACCCTCTTCGGGGGGGTCGACAACTCCATGCGCATCGCCCGCGAGGAGATCTTCGGGCCGGTCATCTGTCTGCTGCCCTACGGCGACGAGAGCGAGGCCGCGAAGATCGCGAACGACTCCGACTACGGGCTCAGCGGCAGCGTCTGGACGGCCGACGTCGAGCGCGGCATCGACTTCGCGCGGCAGGTCAGGACCGGGACGTACAACATCAATACGTTCAGTCTCGACATGCTCGGTCCGTTCGGCGGCTACAAGAACTCGGGCCTGGGGCGGGAGTTCGGGCCCGAGGGGTACGGCGAGTACCTGGAGCACAAGATGATCCATCTGCCCGCCGGACATGGAGAGAACTGA
- a CDS encoding MBL fold metallo-hydrolase: MTPVIDHGGGVWSIEVPIPDNPLGHTLVHLLDTDRGPVLIDTGWDDPASWDTLVAGLGSLGVGVGDVHGVVITHHHPDHHGLSGQVREASGAWVAMHAADSAVVRRIREAEPEVWLDYLTDKLTRAGAPDEHTRPLREARASGRMRTLPGLRAALPDREIVPGELLDLAGRRLRAIWTPGHTPGHVCLHLEEDHPANRPGNGRLFSGDHLLPEITPHIGLYEDPDDATVADPLGDYLDSLERIGRLAPAEVLPAHQYAFPDAASRVRELLAHHEERLAGLLALLAEPLTPWQVAERMEWNRPWDRIPYGSRNIAVSEAEAHLRRLVKLGRAEVRTAGAPTSYVAV, encoded by the coding sequence ATGACTCCGGTGATCGACCACGGCGGTGGCGTCTGGTCCATCGAGGTGCCCATCCCCGACAACCCCCTCGGCCACACCCTCGTCCACCTCCTCGACACCGACCGCGGACCCGTCCTCATCGACACCGGCTGGGACGACCCCGCCTCCTGGGACACCCTCGTCGCCGGGCTCGGCTCCCTCGGGGTCGGCGTCGGTGATGTTCACGGCGTCGTCATCACCCATCACCATCCCGACCACCACGGACTGTCCGGGCAGGTGCGTGAGGCGTCCGGGGCCTGGGTCGCGATGCATGCCGCCGACAGTGCCGTCGTGCGGCGGATCCGCGAGGCCGAACCCGAGGTCTGGCTCGACTACTTGACCGACAAGCTCACCAGAGCCGGTGCGCCCGACGAGCACACCCGCCCGCTGCGCGAGGCCCGCGCGTCGGGGCGGATGCGTACGCTGCCCGGACTGCGGGCCGCCCTGCCCGACCGGGAGATCGTGCCCGGTGAGCTGCTCGATCTGGCGGGGCGACGGCTACGCGCGATCTGGACGCCGGGGCACACGCCCGGACACGTCTGCCTGCACCTGGAGGAGGACCATCCCGCGAACCGGCCCGGGAACGGCAGGCTGTTCTCCGGCGACCATCTGCTGCCCGAGATCACCCCGCACATCGGCCTGTACGAGGACCCGGACGACGCCACCGTCGCCGACCCGCTCGGTGACTATCTCGACTCGCTGGAACGCATCGGGCGCCTCGCCCCTGCCGAAGTGCTCCCGGCGCACCAGTACGCCTTCCCCGACGCGGCCTCCCGCGTACGGGAATTGCTCGCCCACCACGAGGAGCGTCTGGCCGGGTTGCTCGCGCTGCTCGCCGAGCCGCTCACCCCGTGGCAGGTCGCCGAGCGCATGGAGTGGAATCGGCCCTGGGACCGGATTCCGTACGGGTCGCGGAACATCGCGGTCTCGGAGGCGGAGGCGCATCTGCGCAGGCTGGTGAAGCTGGGACGGGCCGAGGTGCGGACGGCCGGTGCCCCCACCTCGTACGTGGCGGTCTGA
- a CDS encoding SCO2322 family protein, translating to MRTRLLSLVLALGAALTVLGAGPAQAAGYRYWSFWQSSGDTWTYATEGPATARPEDGAVNGFRFSVSEDGADSARPRRAPDFAAICAGTPAKADAKRIALVIDSGTPADAPSGETPHTLRVACAQVPKDATSAEALASVAKPLRYNSEALLCAISGYPKTGCGEQVAPSEPKSSASPKPSAGGKDDGGPSVGVVAGIAAVAALGAAAVWQSRRRRR from the coding sequence ATGCGTACGCGACTTCTCTCCCTGGTCCTCGCGCTCGGCGCCGCGCTGACAGTGCTGGGCGCGGGGCCGGCGCAGGCGGCCGGGTACCGCTACTGGTCGTTCTGGCAGAGCAGTGGCGACACCTGGACCTACGCCACCGAGGGCCCGGCCACGGCTCGGCCCGAGGACGGCGCGGTGAACGGCTTCCGCTTCTCGGTGAGCGAGGACGGCGCGGACTCGGCACGGCCGCGCAGGGCGCCCGACTTCGCGGCGATCTGCGCCGGTACGCCCGCGAAGGCGGACGCCAAGCGGATCGCCCTCGTCATCGACTCCGGCACCCCGGCGGACGCCCCGTCGGGTGAGACGCCGCACACGCTGAGGGTGGCGTGCGCGCAGGTGCCGAAGGACGCGACGAGCGCGGAAGCGCTGGCGTCGGTGGCGAAGCCGCTGCGCTACAACAGCGAGGCGCTGCTGTGCGCGATCTCGGGCTACCCGAAGACGGGCTGCGGCGAACAGGTCGCACCGTCCGAGCCGAAGTCGTCCGCATCACCGAAGCCTTCGGCGGGCGGCAAGGACGATGGCGGCCCGTCGGTCGGCGTCGTCGCGGGCATCGCGGCGGTGGCAGCGCTGGGAGCGGCGGCGGTGTGGCAGTCCCGTCGCCGAAGGCGATGA
- a CDS encoding glycosyltransferase family 4 protein produces the protein MTAEAIEAGPRTGRSGGGDEPLRIALLTYKGNPFCGGQGVYVRHLSRELARLGHSVEVIGAQPYPVLDEGVPLTELASLDLYRSPDPFRTPKRGEYRDWIDALEVATMWTGGFPEPLTFSLRARRHLVARRGEFDVVHDNQTLGYGLLGDLGAPLVTTIHHPITVDRQLELDAAEGWKRRASVRRWYGFTRMQKRVARRLPSVLTVSGSSQQEIVDHLGVRPERVRVVHIGADTDLWSPHPAVAEVPGRIVTTSSADVPLKGLVHLVEALAKLRTENPAAHLVVVGKRAEDGPVAQLIERYGLKDAVRFVKGVTDAELVDLVRSAQIACVPSLYEGFSLPAAEAMATGTPLVATTGGAIPEVSGPDGETCLAVPPGDAGALAAALGRLLEDPELRSRLGRAGRERVLARFTWARAAQGTAELYREAIGARGFAARDLAAREVAR, from the coding sequence GTGACCGCTGAGGCCATAGAGGCCGGCCCTCGTACGGGTCGGTCCGGTGGCGGTGACGAGCCGCTGCGCATCGCGCTCCTCACCTACAAGGGCAACCCCTTCTGCGGCGGCCAGGGCGTCTACGTACGCCACCTCTCGCGCGAACTCGCCCGCCTCGGGCACAGCGTCGAAGTGATCGGCGCACAGCCCTATCCCGTACTCGACGAGGGCGTGCCGCTCACCGAGCTGGCCAGCCTCGACCTGTACCGCAGCCCCGACCCCTTCCGCACCCCCAAGCGCGGCGAGTACCGCGACTGGATCGACGCGCTCGAAGTCGCGACGATGTGGACCGGGGGTTTTCCCGAGCCGCTGACCTTCTCGCTGCGCGCGCGGCGTCATCTGGTCGCGCGGCGCGGCGAGTTCGACGTCGTCCACGACAACCAGACTCTGGGCTACGGGCTGCTCGGCGACCTCGGCGCGCCTCTGGTCACCACGATCCACCACCCCATCACCGTCGACCGGCAGCTGGAGCTCGACGCCGCGGAGGGCTGGAAGCGGCGGGCCTCCGTACGCCGTTGGTACGGCTTCACACGGATGCAGAAGCGGGTCGCCCGACGGCTGCCGTCCGTACTGACCGTCTCCGGTTCCTCGCAGCAGGAGATCGTCGACCACCTCGGTGTGCGTCCTGAGCGCGTCCGGGTCGTCCACATCGGCGCCGACACGGATCTCTGGTCGCCCCACCCGGCGGTGGCCGAGGTGCCGGGGCGGATCGTCACCACCTCCAGCGCGGACGTTCCGCTCAAGGGCCTCGTGCACCTGGTCGAAGCACTCGCGAAGCTCCGTACGGAGAACCCGGCCGCGCACCTCGTCGTCGTCGGCAAGCGGGCCGAGGACGGGCCGGTCGCGCAGCTCATCGAGCGGTACGGGCTCAAGGACGCGGTCCGGTTCGTCAAGGGCGTCACCGACGCGGAGCTCGTCGACCTCGTACGCAGCGCGCAGATCGCGTGTGTGCCGTCGCTGTACGAGGGCTTCTCGCTGCCCGCGGCCGAGGCCATGGCGACGGGGACGCCGCTCGTCGCCACGACCGGGGGCGCGATCCCGGAGGTCTCCGGGCCGGACGGGGAGACCTGCCTGGCCGTCCCGCCGGGCGACGCGGGCGCGCTCGCCGCGGCGCTGGGCCGGCTGCTGGAGGACCCCGAACTGCGGTCCCGGCTGGGAAGAGCCGGCCGGGAACGGGTGCTGGCGCGCTTCACCTGGGCGAGGGCGGCACAGGGAACGGCGGAGCTGTACCGCGAGGCGATCGGGGCACGTGGTTTCGCGGCGCGGGACCTCGCGGCTCGGGAGGTCGCGCGGTGA
- a CDS encoding class I SAM-dependent methyltransferase: MLTVDFSRFPLAAGDRVLDLGCGAGRHAFECYRRGAQVVALDQNGEEIREVAKWFAAMKEAGEAPEGATATAMEGDALNLPFPDESFDVVIISEVMEHIPDDKGVLAEMVRVLKPGGRIAVTVPRYGPEKICWALSDAYHEVEGGHIRIYKADELLGRMKEAGLRPYGTHHAHALHSPYWWLKCAFGVDNDKALPVRAYHKLLVWDIMKKPLVTRLAEQALNPVVGKSFVAYATKPHLPAVAAK, encoded by the coding sequence GTGCTGACCGTCGACTTCTCCCGCTTCCCGCTCGCCGCAGGCGACCGCGTGCTCGACCTCGGCTGTGGCGCCGGGCGGCACGCGTTCGAGTGCTACCGGCGCGGCGCCCAGGTCGTGGCCCTCGACCAGAACGGCGAGGAGATCCGCGAGGTCGCCAAGTGGTTCGCCGCGATGAAGGAAGCCGGTGAGGCTCCCGAGGGCGCCACCGCCACCGCCATGGAGGGCGACGCACTCAACCTCCCCTTCCCCGACGAGTCCTTCGACGTCGTGATCATCTCCGAGGTCATGGAGCACATCCCCGACGACAAGGGCGTCCTCGCCGAGATGGTCCGGGTGCTGAAGCCCGGCGGACGGATCGCCGTCACCGTGCCCCGCTACGGGCCCGAGAAGATCTGCTGGGCGCTCAGCGACGCGTACCACGAGGTGGAGGGCGGCCACATCCGCATCTACAAGGCGGACGAGCTGCTCGGCAGGATGAAGGAAGCCGGTCTGAGGCCGTACGGCACGCACCACGCGCACGCGCTCCACTCGCCGTACTGGTGGCTCAAGTGCGCGTTCGGCGTCGACAACGACAAGGCGCTGCCGGTCCGCGCGTACCACAAGCTGCTCGTCTGGGACATCATGAAGAAGCCGCTGGTCACGCGGCTCGCGGAACAGGCGCTCAACCCGGTCGTCGGCAAGAGCTTTGTGGCGTACGCGACCAAGCCGCACCTGCCCGCGGTGGCTGCCAAGTGA
- a CDS encoding TetR family transcriptional regulator, which yields MTAEAKSAGPASPPLTERQEARRRRILHASAQLASRGGFDAVQMREVAEAAGVALGTLYRYFPSKIHLLVATMQDQLQQMHTTLRKRPPAGDSAAERVSETLMRAFRALQREPHLADAMVRALTFADRSVSPEVDTVSRQTTAIILDAMGLENPTPEQLSAVRVIEHTWHSALITWLSGRASIAQVKIDIETVCRLIDLTTPSSPSRPSAPGRTR from the coding sequence ATGACAGCGGAAGCCAAGTCGGCGGGGCCTGCGTCGCCGCCCCTGACAGAACGCCAGGAGGCGCGCCGCCGTCGCATCCTGCACGCCAGCGCGCAGCTGGCCAGCCGCGGCGGTTTCGACGCGGTGCAGATGCGCGAGGTCGCCGAGGCCGCCGGGGTCGCGCTCGGCACGCTCTACCGTTATTTCCCGTCCAAGATCCATCTGCTGGTCGCCACGATGCAGGACCAGCTCCAGCAGATGCACACGACGCTGCGCAAACGCCCCCCGGCCGGCGACAGCGCGGCGGAGCGTGTCTCCGAGACGCTGATGCGGGCCTTCCGCGCGCTGCAGCGCGAGCCGCATCTCGCGGACGCGATGGTGCGGGCGCTGACCTTCGCGGACCGCAGCGTGAGCCCCGAAGTGGACACGGTCTCCCGGCAGACGACAGCGATCATCCTGGACGCGATGGGCCTGGAGAACCCGACGCCGGAGCAGCTGTCCGCGGTCCGCGTGATCGAGCACACCTGGCACTCCGCGCTGATCACCTGGCTGTCGGGGCGTGCGTCGATCGCCCAGGTGAAGATCGACATCGAGACGGTCTGCCGGCTGATCGACCTGACGACTCCGTCGTCGCCGTCGCGGCCGTCTGCGCCGGGGCGCACCCGATAG
- a CDS encoding prenyltransferase/squalene oxidase repeat-containing protein has protein sequence MTVRRSAAALAASAVLCVAAAPAAVAAPTPTPPVPSGLYGTGDPTYDGVWRQSLALLAQDTVGVRPAAKAVDWLTGQQCDGGAFPSYRADTAKPCDAKLPLDSNATAAAVQALAALGGQDAAVKKSVGWLKSVQNADGGWSYNPGGASDANSTSIVIGALAAAGEKPEGVKSKGGKTPYDALLTFAQPCGGKNGGAFVYQPKQPGIVADSTAAAVLGAHGMTFVATAGARDAKGTVCETSSTTVEGAAHNGAAYLANALAKTGHLNTPPMPGSEDPAEKPDFGNTADAVVALSAQGLGDQAKQPLQWLEKNSAAWAKGAGPAAYAQLIFAAHAAGGDPKTFGGTDLVAGLNATGPAPQKAAVAETKAPAADSDSDMSAWWIVGVFFVASIGVGILISGRRKNQQR, from the coding sequence ATGACCGTTCGCCGCAGCGCAGCCGCGCTCGCCGCATCCGCCGTACTCTGCGTGGCCGCTGCCCCCGCTGCCGTCGCGGCGCCGACGCCGACGCCCCCGGTCCCCTCGGGTCTGTACGGCACCGGCGACCCGACCTATGACGGCGTCTGGCGGCAGTCGCTCGCCCTGCTCGCGCAGGACACCGTGGGCGTGCGGCCCGCGGCGAAGGCGGTCGACTGGCTGACCGGACAGCAGTGCGACGGCGGGGCCTTCCCCTCGTACCGCGCGGACACGGCCAAGCCGTGCGACGCCAAGCTGCCGCTGGACTCCAACGCCACCGCGGCCGCGGTGCAGGCTCTCGCGGCGCTCGGCGGGCAGGACGCCGCCGTGAAGAAGTCGGTGGGCTGGCTGAAGTCCGTACAGAACGCGGACGGCGGCTGGAGCTACAACCCCGGCGGGGCCAGCGACGCGAACTCCACGTCGATCGTGATCGGCGCACTGGCGGCGGCGGGCGAGAAGCCGGAAGGGGTGAAGTCGAAGGGTGGCAAGACCCCGTACGACGCGCTGCTGACGTTCGCGCAGCCGTGCGGCGGGAAGAACGGCGGCGCGTTCGTCTACCAGCCGAAGCAGCCGGGAATCGTCGCGGACTCGACCGCGGCGGCGGTCCTCGGGGCGCACGGCATGACGTTCGTCGCCACCGCAGGCGCGAGGGACGCGAAGGGGACGGTCTGCGAGACGTCGTCGACGACGGTCGAGGGTGCCGCGCACAACGGCGCGGCCTACCTGGCGAACGCGCTCGCCAAGACCGGCCACCTCAACACTCCCCCGATGCCGGGCTCCGAGGACCCTGCCGAGAAGCCGGACTTCGGGAACACGGCGGACGCGGTCGTGGCGCTCAGCGCGCAGGGCCTGGGCGACCAGGCGAAGCAGCCGCTTCAGTGGCTGGAAAAGAACTCCGCGGCGTGGGCGAAGGGCGCGGGTCCGGCGGCGTACGCACAGCTGATCTTCGCGGCTCACGCGGCCGGTGGGGACCCGAAGACCTTCGGGGGTACGGACCTGGTGGCGGGCCTGAACGCGACGGGCCCCGCGCCTCAGAAGGCCGCGGTGGCCGAGACGAAGGCCCCCGCCGCCGACTCCGACTCCGACATGTCTGCCTGGTGGATCGTCGGCGTCTTCTTCGTCGCGAGCATAGGCGTCGGCATCCTGATCAGCGGCCGCCGGAAGAACCAGCAGCGCTGA
- a CDS encoding LLM class F420-dependent oxidoreductase, producing the protein MRLGLALGYWGRGPDPAHLELAREAERLGYDSVWTAEAWGSDAFTPLTWIAAHTSRIRLGTAVAQMAARTPTATAMHALTLDHLSGGRMMLGLGLSGPQVVEGWYGRPFPKSPLTATREYVDVIRQVLRREAPVELAGRYNSHPYRGDDATGIGKPLKPITHPLRASLPLLLGAEGPKNIAQTTRIADGWLPLYWSPLRTDVYEASLTDLPEGFLIAPMARAKVCDDVAEGLLPVKAMLGFYIGGMGHAARNFHADLMARMGYESQARHIQQLFAEGRREEAVLAVPDAFADEISLVGPRGRIAERLELWRKGPVTDLLVTAPDPQTLRVLAELNS; encoded by the coding sequence ATGCGACTCGGCCTCGCACTCGGCTACTGGGGCCGCGGCCCCGACCCCGCGCATCTGGAACTCGCCCGCGAGGCCGAACGCCTCGGCTACGACTCCGTGTGGACGGCGGAGGCCTGGGGCTCCGACGCCTTCACCCCGCTCACCTGGATCGCCGCGCACACCTCCCGGATCCGCCTCGGCACTGCGGTCGCGCAGATGGCCGCCCGCACGCCGACGGCCACCGCCATGCACGCGCTCACCCTCGACCATCTCTCCGGCGGCCGGATGATGCTCGGGCTCGGTCTGTCGGGACCGCAGGTCGTGGAGGGCTGGTACGGGCGTCCATTCCCCAAGAGCCCACTGACGGCGACCCGCGAGTACGTCGACGTCATCCGCCAAGTGCTGCGGCGCGAGGCGCCCGTTGAGCTTGCGGGCCGCTACAACTCCCATCCGTACCGCGGCGACGACGCCACCGGCATCGGCAAGCCCCTCAAGCCGATCACGCATCCCCTGCGCGCCTCACTGCCGCTGCTGCTCGGCGCCGAGGGCCCGAAGAACATCGCCCAGACGACGCGCATCGCCGACGGCTGGCTCCCGCTGTACTGGTCCCCGCTGCGGACGGACGTGTACGAAGCCTCGCTCACCGACCTTCCGGAAGGCTTCCTGATCGCCCCCATGGCCCGCGCCAAGGTCTGCGACGACGTCGCCGAAGGACTGCTGCCCGTCAAGGCGATGCTCGGCTTCTACATCGGCGGCATGGGCCATGCGGCCCGTAACTTCCACGCCGACCTGATGGCGCGCATGGGATACGAGTCGCAGGCCCGGCACATCCAGCAACTGTTCGCCGAAGGCCGCCGGGAAGAGGCCGTGCTGGCGGTGCCCGACGCCTTCGCCGACGAGATCTCCCTCGTCGGACCGCGCGGCCGGATCGCTGAGCGGCTGGAACTGTGGCGCAAGGGCCCGGTCACGGACTTGCTGGTGACCGCGCCGGACCCTCAGACGCTGCGAGTGCTGGCCGAGCTCAACTCGTAG